In Octopus sinensis linkage group LG6, ASM634580v1, whole genome shotgun sequence, the sequence TACTGGAGATACAGGACTTttaggtctgctgtaggcaatatgttttCTGTGGGGTCTGGTGGGGCAACAAATGGAAGGGCCAAACTCTAGCCCTTTAACATGATTTAGTTATAATTTTCACCCTCCAACTCTTGTAATCTACTTGCTATCATACAAATTTGTTGCATAGTTTCAGTTTAAAGATAAGAGACCCCTACGACATAATGTATATTGTTCCAAGTCATTTACAGAATGTATAATGTTCCAAGTCATTGACATTTCCTGTTATCTCTGCTTGTGGCAGAACATGCACTGCCGTGAGATAGTTGCCTCCGTAGTTATGAATCTATTTTTATTGGACATAACGCATATTAGTTTTTCATCAGCCATACCCTTCCAATCTGGCTTAGGGCATGTTAGAAAAAGGTATTCATTtcagagttttccttctcctaCATTAATTGCTTTCACTGTATCTAAGGAGTTCAATGTACCCTTAGTGTGTGATTCAAATGCATTGTGGGTAGTGAAACAGGGTGTCCTGAACATAATATTCAGACATATGCTATGAATACAGGCTGTACTgaattacaatcatcatcatcatcgtttaacgtctgctttccatgctggcatgggttggacgatttgactgaggtttggtgaaccagatggctgcaccagacaccaatctgatctggcagagtttctacaccaaccaccccgagagtgtagtgggtgattttacgtgccactagcacgatggccagtcaagcggtactggcaacggccatgctcaaaagatgctttttatgtgccacctgcacaggagccagtccagcggcactaacaacgacctcacttgaatgtttttctcatgtgccaccagcacaagtgccagtaaggtgacgaaAATTACAATAGATATAGAACAAGAGGACTCACAGATTGCAAACCtacaccaaggcaacaccaacgtcttctcaacgattagccagagatgatttttaaaataaaaatatctgaaataaacttgactgctctcacaaacatgaatactaaaaatgaacccgatcaCTCTCAAAAATAGATGGGACCCTGGTAGGTACTTAGTGTTCTGGATCAGAATGGACCAGGATTAATTGTAATTAAATGGTGACTCCCTGCACTCAACAACTCTAGAACTCCCAAGCTGGAGCCTCACCACTGAATGCAGTTTAATGTTATACTCGAGACAAGTTTAAAGTATAAGATATTAACACTTGTGTCACACATTAAGacctatctctctatcacttCTATGACCttccaaattttctttttgtcagaATGATATCAGCTAATGCTGATAACACAGTctcgattaaaaaacaaaacaaaacacttgTGTTCACCTTTATTTCTCCTATGTTTGCTTTGTGACTCGTAACTGGTAAAACTATTCAGTTTAGAAGTTAATTAACACCtatacctccaccttagcaaaagtggaggtattgttttcagttgtgttttgtttgtttgtttgtctgtggaaaagatatctcaagaaccactagatggatttggatgaaactttcatggatgtttggcctcatgactggcatgaacttaTCAGGTTTTAGGATCGATCCAGTACTGGCCAAGGATTCTGgcttatttttcctgtttatatcacttaatttttgagagtcgttgggttcatttttagtattcctgcttgtaagagcagtcgagtttatttcagatattctcattttaaaaatcatctctgtctAATCATTGAGAGGGCATTGATGTTGCCTTAGCGGAGGTTTGCTTACTGAGTACTCTTGTTCTATATGTATTGTAACATTAAGTAATTCAATATGGCCTGTGTTCATAGCATATGCCTGAGTATTAAGTTCAGGACACCCAGTTTCGCTACCCACAATGCATTGCTGACCAACAGACAAACGAAATTTgaatcacacacaaaaacaaaatctctGGCTTTatccttcctattttttttttttttgctatactcTCCTTGCCATAATTTAGTTCTCCATTTAATTTTGATTATTaatgaaatcttgaaatgaactgAAAATAGAGTTCAGTTATTTTGTTATGGTTATCTCTGCAGAAATTATAACCAGCATTGACTTTTTTGCTGCAACCTTTCATATTGTGacatcaaatgtaaacaaacaatgagatcatcatcatcatacgtccactttccatgctggcatgggttggacggtttgactgaggactgatgagctataggctgcaccaggcttgaTCTGATcttgcaaagtttctacagctggatgcccttcctaacaccaaccactccgagagtgtaatgagtgcttttacatgccactggcatgagggccagtcaggtggttctggcaacgaccacgctcaaaaggggtttttacgtgctacctgcacgggagccagtccatcagcactggcaatgaccacactcgaatgttgtttttcacatgccaccaacacatgtgccggtaaggcgacactggcaatgatcacactcgaatggtgcttttcatgtgccaccggcacaggagccaacccgtggccctggcaatgatcatgctcagatgtgctCGGGTAATGTATAATGCCAAAAGTAGGCTTTGATCTaattgtgtgtttacatctgatGTCTCGATATGAAATGTAGCAAAAATCAGCGCTAGCTAAAATTTCTATAGAATTCCCACAGAAATAACCTTagcaaaataatgtaaaatgcactgctaacacagtaggacGTGGtgttgacttataaaaacatttaatgtactttatagtatattttggttgcataatgaaataccagATGTCAACAAATCATTAGAGTtcagttgttaaaaaaaaaatgtctgatatTTAATGAAAGTCTTCTgtaaaataattgtatttatatgtatatttttttttaggtggTGCAGTTGGTGGATTAGCAGCATCAGGAATGGCCAAGAATTTTAAACCTGTTTCTCAGATCATTTGTGAAATgtcagaagaaaaaaaggagttATTATGCTCAAAAGTTAAATATGCGTTAGTGAATGCAGCTATTCCATATGGTCCCAATCTCTTACGTTATGTGCAGTCCCATCCATGTGTCTCTGAGGAACTGATAAACATCATGAGAACATTTGTTACCAGTGAACTTGGTATGAATTTAAAAGCATGACACATCGATGTTACAAAATcttggttcatttttttttaaaagattttgaattttttttttttttgctatatgaGTCAGTCTTCTCCATAATTATCATCTCTGAGCACCGTTTCACATATCTTCACTCTCTGCTCTACCTTGGGGTGGGGTGTCCTGACAAATATCCACCACCAACTCTCTCATGCTccctatctctgtctttctctctcagtctctctttctctcctttcttcttcctccaacTGGGATATCCTTGTATCCCTTCTCCAGCAAGCtagctctctctctgtccctctcttattcttttagcCTCTCATCAACTGATACTAAGCCAGCCCCTTCAATACTATTCTCATTTTCTAGTCGAGGGGTCTTTGTCTGGCAAGTTATATTGTGATCTcaatggtgctggtgccacataaaaagcacccagtacactctgtagactgattggcattaggaaggacatccagctgtggaaatcaTATCAAAACAGACAATAGAGTTTGGCGCAGCCCTCTGCCTTACCAGTtctgatcaaaccgtccaactcatgccaacatagaaaatggatgttcagtaaaagagaccggcagtataaatactaggcttactaagaataagtcctggggtcgatttgtttgactaaaggtggtgctccagcatggccacagtcaaatgactgaaaaaagtaaaagtgtaaaagaaagcctggtacatattctgttggtctgtttttccgagccactaagttacagggatataaacacaccaatactggtagtcaggtggtggtggacaaacacacacacacacacacatgcacacatgatgggcttcttttccagtttccatctatcaagcccattctcaaggttttggttggcccagggctatttTACAGGTACCAAACCTCTTATCCAGAATCCAGAAATCTGAAATCCCCAGAAATCCAGCTATTTTTGAAACTGGCTAGCTTAGAATTTGGCAAGGTGTAGTAGTTTGCCGCATGGCTACTTTGttttggtttccatggcatatgtgTCACACGACACCAGTTCCTCTGTGACTGCTGCTGAGTGGATGCCCTCCTCTCATAGGTAGTGGTCTTAATTAATGTTCTTTACTTTTCgttgtttatttttcatcctatatattatatgtgctccagtattctatatatatcttaagagttttaagaattttaagtgCCTTAAAGATCAGACTCtgctttagaaatgtattaatttGTATATGTTATACAATTTTGTGTGCTTTACTTtccgttatttattttatatttttggtagatatttagcCTGTGTCTAGAAATACAGACCACATCCGGTCCCATGGTTGCTGGATAAGAAGTTCGGTACCTGTATAAGATATCTGCCTAAGGTTCCGTGCAGTTAAGCttgttggtcttgtaccaaaatttgaagccagcaTTCTGTGGAAATGTATTTACTcattgggggaaatattacctcacttggaaacactggtgagggctggtgacagggagggcatctggttgtagaaaatctgccacaataaATTCCTTccaaacccatgcaagcatggaaaaaatgaCAACTTTCTCATGTATGAGTTACATCCCTGATTTAGTCTTAATCCTTTAGAATTCAGGTTTCTTTgtcatatatgtttttgttttattcacattgtttttaattcatCATGTGTcactttgtagctttgagatttcattgatgtggttgtttatgtgTAGAATAATattttagggtaggtgtgagaagctgaatctagccagtttgaacataaaacagtatTCTGGCCAGATatagctagtttaaatgctaaacggttaaatcTTTGTACAAATCATTTTCCCTTCATTGTTTTAACCTTGCCCCATATATAATTCACATCCCAGCTTTTCCCACTtaagttcaaatataaaactgaaTGGCTTTCATTCTTATCCGAAGATGTATtataatcttttaatatttttcgtACTATCGGGACTAGGAATAAAACGATTAAAAAGCAAACACCTCATATATCCAATGATAGTCGAAAATGTAGAGGTTATAACACTGATAAGAATGAAACTGATACAAATCTTCTGATAAGAATGAAACTGATTTATTGTTCCATTTGCTAAACAAATTAAGGATAATTTGGTTGGTACTTTATACAAACTGTTTTCCAaacattttacaaaagaaaatatgttatgaTATTATTATCCCGAGGCTTTTTAGAATTGGTCATTTtgtctttaataatttatatcagATTATGTTTTCgattaatgaaagaaaattattacggagatgtactcgcatagcaagtgatttgatctgagatcgtgtgctggaacgaaaacaattgcagcgtggaaggtgtttgtaagccatttaagaaacacacaaaagccgttcgattcacttcaacatttaagtttaatttgtcaaaatattttcgtcgctaaaatccgcgacctgttcactgacaaaaagaaaattattatgttatttttataacaATTGTATCAATTGTAAACGATGTAGCATTATTACCAATCGATATCTAATGTACaaagggaaactactctagtaAAATCCTATCCCAACCTTTTGAATGTAAATAAAACTACGAACAATAAATATCTAATTGGTAATGATAGGAAACAGAGTAATAATATGAGTAATAAGGAAAACACTTATTCCTAACCATATTTACATCTTTAATAACAGAAACAGCCTTAGTAAATTTATTTGGGATTTAAAGGACAAGAATAAATGTTCTTCTGTGGAGTGGGAAATTATAGGAAACTCTTTCTGCTTTCTTTGTTAGAAGAGCtctatttgatattattttctaAAAGACTTCTCTTATATGCTAGTATAGAAATGGGATTTTCTTGTGTGCCTGCATCTAAATGGACATTTAGGAACTATCATTAGGATTATAGTAATTATTGATAATtgcttatatattaaaaatgcgTATGTTTTTAAATAGATTAATATTTCTGGTATAATGCAGTTTTTTGGGTTTAATATACTAAATAAGTataaaaactaattaaatattgtaaaaataagtTACATCTAATATAAGTGGCATTGTTTATTGATTTTACGGTAAATTCCATTAAACATACTTCTCtaaaatatttagttaaaatTCCTATAGTAACCTGTTAAACTAAACTTAAGATATAGAATATTATCTTAAAATAGTGGCAGTTTTGGTGTATTTGGTTACAATGTAGATTTTCTATATGTAGTATCTGGTAATATGTTGGTTCTGATTATGTTTTCGTAATAAGTACTGACCGTATATTTACGCAAATATTGATGACATAACTATTTTAGATGAAATTAAATggaatttgatataatatattttactaatctTCAGTATTGTTAACAAACATATACTCAATTACTTGATGTATTTAGCTACCTTCTCTTTCACACTTTATCTATAATGTTCTCCcccattcatttgtttttatctatCATTCTCTAACACCATCAATGAACTATTGTGTATCATATTTGTACAAGCACAAATATgttgaatgtgtttatttatatatatatatatatatatatgctaataatgTCTTCCTAAGAATCTGAGTTTGTTGTAAGTTGATCTTCACGTGGAAATGTGACTTCCTTTTGAAATTTTCCCTGAGGAAATACCTATTTAACTGGTTTCAAATAtggaaattttgattttatttctgtaattgaATTGATTGgtgtggaaacagctgtaggctGGAATTTCTCTGTATGAATttgaatgtttttaaataaataacaccTGTTAAtcaattttatccattttctcaTTCGTAAAGTCTTTTTAATTACCTACATGTTTCGGCGATAAACTAATATACTTGATTTTCACCGAACACTGGTATAAACCAGAGAACTAGGAGATCCTCGCATCCCTTAAGGGATTTTAGTTCCTTGACCTTATAAAATTAgatgtacatgtctatataagatacagatggatgaggagagctgtgggaagaagtgccactcccaaacagttgaaggaatccagagtagaggaagacatgagatgaggtggtgaagcatgatgttcaaacattgggcctcacagaggtaatgacaaaggaccgagacttctgaagatatgctgtgactgcagagaccaggcaaataaagtgagttcacagctgtaacctacaccagtgtcgcataacctgctccagcccactcaaaagtaccttggatcgtagggtgacatgctgtgattgaggagacctgttgagtcaagtacatcaacatcaagatcaaatggaaattgtagttgtgatccctgtgctggtggtacgtaacaagcaccatccaaatatggccaatgccagcgccgccttgactggcttgtgccggtggcatgtaaaaagtacccactacactcaaggtgtggttggcgttagaaagggcatccagctgtagaaacactgccagatcagactggagcttggtgcagcctcctggcttcccagtcgaactgtccaacccatgccagcatggaaaacggatgttaaacaatgatgatgataaggtaaTAATCTATTTTCAAACACAGAAATGCTGATAAAACAGCAGAAACTGGATAAAATACCAATATAAAGTGGAAAATATTTGTCAGCAATCAACCATGAGACTCAAACTCAATTGTGTTGTCAGTGGCAGTTTAGTTGCTGACAACTCATGGCTGGCTGTCAACAACTAGCCATGAGTTTGAGTCTCATGGCTGGTTGCTGacaattttttctgttttacatcgatagtttatcctgttcctcCAGTTCTATCAGTGTTTctgtgtttgaaaatatattatgaCCTTATCTGTATCCTACAATACATTTCAATGcttctaaaaacaaacattagtttgtttacatttatcataatttgaatttcacatacatacatatctgtaattgtaatatgtgacagttattcgaTAGCCCTGATAAAACTCaaagctactgaataattgtcacatattatatttgcagataaattcctctatttacataatatcgaggtctctttcattcttttgttgtcttaccatttctattattgcatacatacatatatatatatatatatatatatatcaaattataatttagggtatctgaaAGATACTAccacgctgaaaatagcagttaaaacctgactctaaagccacattaaattataatttgaataattattacctttgaaaggtttttatttccatgctggccaatatcaatcttaatcttatttataaatttatatatatatatatatatatatacaccagagtaagcacataaatgtgaaacaaggtggaaaaaaagagtactcaaaaactgtccgacgaatgggaatgtgaaactccgagtaacagcttttgttacatttctgctgcttttaaataaagtatatatatatatatatatatatacaattataaataagggaaaaaaaatttctatgccaatatgctgagaaatagatTTTAACTCGTCAATAACCACATACAATATGcatcactataaatacacattaTGTTGACTTGAGGAAAGTAAgttaacagaatttttttttatattcattatccCTGTATTGAATGATTTCGGGATTAACCCAATGAATTTTTCCACTCATCAGCAGAGAAtatgataagaaataaatgaaatgcttACAAGCACCCATGGGAAAAAAAGCAGAATCAAAAGTCATAAGTACCCTgaatagaaatttttttattttgcccttaTTTGTAATTGTTTACTTTAATATGATGGCCACTTGATGAAatgttttttgaaaaaattttatcatcattttcatcatcctatattagaagtacatatatatatatatatatatatatatatataaattagaaaaaaaacacctttaaccctttcattaccaacctggctgaaaccggctctgactctgtagtacaaatgtcttgttttcataagttttgaattaaaatcttccaccaaacattagtcacaatttatgttcctcacactagcttaatgataacaaagttattttactaaagtaattgttatatttaaagtaattgaaagaaacacagagcatctcaaaataaatacagtaacaaaagggttaaacaactcaaaatgaacaattaaattacaccatctagaaaattacatataatagaaacattaaatttaaaataacaataatatactgatgattaagtaaattgcaaaaaaataataaaaacgcatatatttgacaaccgatactggagtgtttatgtccctgtaacttaatggttcggcaaaagagaccaatagaataagtactaggcatacaaagaataagttctgaagtcgatttgctcgactaaaggtggtgctccagcatggctgcagtcagatgactgaaacaagtaaaagaatatatataagtacacacacacacacacatatccgtttttattattttttgcaatttatttaatcatcggtatattaacacgcaaatagtgagcagtgttccgcagagagccacgatcacaagttatgcagatgatacaaaagtttcacaggcaatacagaaccctgaagacactaagcacctgcagtgtgagctggacaaaatatccaagtgggctgaaaagaatagcatgtaattcaatgctgaaaagtttcaagctttatactatcagcatgcaaaactaaatgcaatacccaataaatacactggacctggagggattgcaatcccagaggcacaatcagtgcgagacctgggtatttacatgagtgatgatgcaacctttcatgtgcatgttgctaaattggcaatgaaatgtaggcggctgaccggatggattcttagaacctttagaacaagagaccaggaaaccatggtGGTCCTCTGgcagacacttgtcctaagccactttgactattgcacTCAGCTATGGTCaacatccagtgtcaagttaatcacaaaacttgaggcgatccaacgaagctacacgaagaagatagcctctgtgcagcatataagctattgggaaagactcaagagattgagactctattccttagagtgtaggcgagaaatatatgccataatatacatctggaagatcctagaaggacttgtcccaaactttggcattgagagttacacaaatgccagaactgggcgccactgcatagtgccaaggactccaaatttgccatcaagatatagtacaagatactgtgatagcctgggcttccgaggcccacagctcttcaatatcctcctgaagagcctaagagacctgcatggggtggatgcagatgtctttaaaatgaaactggatctcttcttgtcaggtgtcccagatgaaccaacttcatggcaggaggtgcagatgagggcagctgcatcgaactctcttatgcaccagatggcatttgctaaaacgcattcatgaagtaaaatcatgtagcaacaccaaatgacggtgccccagcatggccacagcttgtgagctgaaactaaataaaatttttaaaaaatattattgttattttaatatttctattatatgtaattttctagatggtgtaatttaattgttcattttgaattgataaaaggtggtttttttcaaattttgttatatatatatatatatataaatatattgtgtgaaatttaatttagtatttctaaattgaatttttccctgtaagttaggattaatatttcctcaaataataataattatatatatatgtgtgtgtgtgtgttaaattataaagcacaaaaacaaaatgactctccccagacacaacagaatatgcttcaacacacgaactcacataaagaatcttgcaaaccaaatccaaaaacaaaatacatacatacatacatacatatatatatatatacatcagaggTGAAGGGTGACTAGGAAATTATGACAAGCAGTCTCCCCCAACCCCTCTACTAGTGGCAGCTCTTGTACAGACCCTGCGGAACTGCAGCACCCTGCTTCCACTCGACATCATCaataacatccatatatatatgtgtatgtatgtatacacattatatcttTATATGACATGGGCTtccagtttctgcctactaaatccattcacaaggaacTTGCCCAATGTTCCAAACAGTGGGAcggaaccaggaaccatgtggttgtgggaaaaaagatttattttttgCTGTTACAGAATCGTAATCTCTTATATTTAAAACACAAATTCAAAGAAATTATAGGCGTCAGCGACTACATAATTTCCGACTCTCTTCTACAGGATTACTTCTATATCTTCAGTGATTTAAAacggtattcttttatttgtttcagtcatttgaccgcggccatgttggagcaccgtaaaagataatttattgtAATAGTATATTTTTCTTACTTACACGTGCGCACCCACCACCCAGAGACTcgctttaaaaatttaaattacaagatttttttgttgttgattaaaTCCTAGTAATGGGTTACTGTTTGGACTAAACAAAATGTGTTAacggggagaaaaatattgaaaacatcaatacatgcaagGAAAGTACCATGTGGTCaagggatgtgctagaaacaacagctaaatctacGTTAAATCACAAACTTTTTAgtacactctctttactcttttacttgtttcagtcatttgactgcggccatactggagcaccgcttctagtcgagcaaatcgaccccgggacttattctttgtaagcccagtacttatctatcggtgtcttttgccgaaccgctaagttacggggacgtaaacacaccagcatcggtcgtcaagcaatgctagggggacaaacacacacatatatacgacgggcttctttcagtttccgtcaaccaaatccactcacaaggcattggtcggcccggagctatagcagaagacacttgtccaagatgccacgcagtgtgactgaacccggaaccatgtggttggtaagcaagctacttaccacacagccactcctgcgcctatgaaaatattttcaaagttttttctatcctttttaccgaaaaggctacTCCCATTGTTTTTAGGTGtgtagaggaaaaaagaaaaaaagaaaacccgaGCCAAAATCGGTCTAGAGGGGTGCAGGTGGGTGGtggttaaaaagataaaaaattttccaaaattttttcataaaaaaatttgctCCCATCATTTTG encodes:
- the LOC115213357 gene encoding protein C19orf12 homolog, yielding MKGAALTGITALVGGLFFGPPGLAIGGAVGGLAASGMAKNFKPVSQIICEMSEEKKELLCSKVKYALVNAAIPYGPNLLRYVQSHPCVSEELINIMRTFVTSELGMNLKA